In Streptococcus gallolyticus subsp. gallolyticus DSM 16831, the sequence CTGGGCGACAATTGAGCATTCATTGAATTATAAGTACAAGGGTGAATTTCCAGATGAAATCAAGAAACGCCTTGAAACGACAGCGAAAATTGCGCTTGAATTGGATGAAGAAATGAGAAAGATTCGTGAGGATATTAGAGAAGCACAGCTTTTATTTGATCCCGCAAGTCGAAAATTAAGTGATGGTGTAGGAAATAGCGATGACACAGACGAATATTACAGATAAAGTGACACGAGTAGCTATCGTGGCAAACGGAAAATACCAAAGTAGGCGAGTTGCTTCAAAACTTTTTGCGACCTTCAAGGAGGACAAGCGATTTTATCTATCTAAGAAAGATCCTGATATTGTCATTTCTATCGGCGGTGATGGTATGTTGTTATCAGCGTTTCACATGTATGAAAAAAATCTTGATAAAGTGCGCTTTGTCGGAATTCATACAGGACACCTTGGCTTCTATACGGATTATCGTGATTTTGAAGTTGAAAAATTAATCGAAAATTTGCATGCTGATAAGGGACGTAAGGTTTCTTATCCTATTTTGAGGGCAAAAATTACCTTGGACGATGGGCGTGTGGTTAAAGCGCGTGCGTTGAATGAAGTAGCCATTAAACGTATTGAAAAAACGATGGTTGCGGATGTTGTTATTGATAAAGTGAAACTAGAACGTTTCCGTGGTGACGGTCTTTCTGTATCGACACCAACAGGAAGTACAGGTTATAATAAATCATTAGGTGGTGCGATTTTGCATCCGACAATGGAAGCCCTGCAGCTGGCGGAAATTTCTAGTTTGAATAATCGTGTCTATCGCACGCTAGGGTCTTCAGTGATTGTTCCTAAAAAAGATAAAATTGAGATTATTCCTAAACGTCAAGGCGTTTACACGATTTCAATCGATAATAAAACGATGCATTACAAAAATGTGTCTAAAATTGAATATTGCATTGACAATAAAAAAATTAGTTTTGTGGCGACACCGTTCCATACAAGTTTCTGGGAACGCGTAACAGATGCCTTTATAGGAGAGTTGGAGTCGTGAGATTTGATTTTGTTGCTGATCGACAGACAAAAGTAAAAACATTTTTAAAAGGTCATGATGTTTCAAAAGGATTATTAGCCAAAGTTAAGTTCAAAGGCGGGAATATATGGGTAAATGGTGTTGAACAAAATGCCATTTATTTATTGAACGTTGGTGATATTGTTACCATTGAAATTCCTGACGAAGAAGAACATGAGACGTTAGTTCCTGTCAAACATGACCTTAATATTGCTTACGAAGATGAGCATTTTTTGATTATCAATAAACCGCATGGCTATGCTAGTATTCCAAGCGTTTTGCATTCCAATACGATTGCTAATTTTGTGAAACATTATTATCTAGAGCAAAATTATCCCAATAAACAGGTGCATATTGTGACACGTTTGGATAAGGATACGAGCGGATTGATGCTGTTTGCCAAACATGGCTATGCACACGCTAGATTAGATAAGCAACTGCAAAATAAAACCATTGAAAAACGGTATTATGCTTTGGTTTCTGGCAAAGGTGAATTAGCAGATAAAGGTGAAATTATTGCACCGATTGCTCGTTCAGATGATAGTATCATCACACGTTGTGTGCATCCGTCTGGCAAATACGCCCACACGAGCTATGAAGTTGTGGCGCGTTTTGGTGAGGTAGCTTTGGTAGATATTCGTCTCCATACGGGACGTACCCACCAGATTCGTGTGCATTTTTCGCATATTGGCTTTCCATTGCTGGGAGATGATATGTATGGCGGAAGCATGGATTATGGCATTACACGTCAAGCCTTGCATTGCCATTAC encodes:
- a CDS encoding RluA family pseudouridine synthase translates to MRFDFVADRQTKVKTFLKGHDVSKGLLAKVKFKGGNIWVNGVEQNAIYLLNVGDIVTIEIPDEEEHETLVPVKHDLNIAYEDEHFLIINKPHGYASIPSVLHSNTIANFVKHYYLEQNYPNKQVHIVTRLDKDTSGLMLFAKHGYAHARLDKQLQNKTIEKRYYALVSGKGELADKGEIIAPIARSDDSIITRCVHPSGKYAHTSYEVVARFGEVALVDIRLHTGRTHQIRVHFSHIGFPLLGDDMYGGSMDYGITRQALHCHYLRFVNPYTNEEIIQTTNLTDDFDSVIMELQQN
- a CDS encoding NAD kinase yields the protein MTQTNITDKVTRVAIVANGKYQSRRVASKLFATFKEDKRFYLSKKDPDIVISIGGDGMLLSAFHMYEKNLDKVRFVGIHTGHLGFYTDYRDFEVEKLIENLHADKGRKVSYPILRAKITLDDGRVVKARALNEVAIKRIEKTMVADVVIDKVKLERFRGDGLSVSTPTGSTGYNKSLGGAILHPTMEALQLAEISSLNNRVYRTLGSSVIVPKKDKIEIIPKRQGVYTISIDNKTMHYKNVSKIEYCIDNKKISFVATPFHTSFWERVTDAFIGELES